The following proteins come from a genomic window of Denitromonas sp.:
- a CDS encoding exonuclease domain-containing protein, whose protein sequence is MSPKSRLLLGVGLVCAWLLIVAGVTGWVVWADLSPDERSALLPILSPRGALIGAMLIMAMAVSAIVLRDLHRRYIAIPVRLAEDGRTLLKAEPTRRLKADGNAETQAFVDIINTLADQRQSLQDDVEVRVADARRSVEEEKNRLGALMSELTQSVVVCNLDGRILLYNNRARLQFRAMSDAPGAAGGGELIGLGRSIYAVMDRHLIAHALENIQHRLRKSAAQPVTNFVTTTRAGQLLRVQMAPVLGAAPAEGADRPVSGFILMLDNITRTIENEARRDEILHTLTEGNRASLANVRAAAEMLDFSDLDDELRQRFRKVIRDEVKAMSDRLDHSASAFADSLKARWQLEDMLGADLVAAAQRRAESRLSLRTKIEEVDESLWVKVDSFSLLQAITYLASRLSDEFEIRELRFRLTGAGRLVHLDLIWSGQAMSTETVMNWELEPMRFAGENSPLTVRDVIERHDGEMWLEREKVKHRAFFRLVLPSATPQEEIQPEAYLRGESRPEYYDFDLFSWSERSHEHDDQLLSELAYTVFDTETTGLNPSQGDEIIQIGATRILNGKLLQGEGFEQLVDPQRSLPPESSKIHGITPEMLVGQPVITKVLPALHDFAADTVLVAHNAAFDMRFLQLKEEATGIKFDQPVLDTLLLSAIIHPNQDSHRLEAIAERFGVTVIGRHTAMGDAIVTAEVFLKMIPLLAEKGIRTLGEAREAAQKTYYARLKY, encoded by the coding sequence ATGAGTCCGAAGAGCCGCCTTCTACTTGGGGTCGGGCTGGTCTGTGCATGGCTGTTGATCGTCGCTGGTGTCACCGGCTGGGTGGTGTGGGCCGACCTGTCGCCTGACGAGCGGTCGGCGTTGCTGCCGATCCTGTCGCCGCGTGGTGCGCTGATCGGGGCCATGCTGATCATGGCCATGGCGGTCAGCGCCATCGTGCTGCGCGACCTGCACCGGCGCTACATCGCTATCCCGGTGCGCCTGGCCGAGGACGGCCGCACCTTGCTCAAGGCCGAGCCGACCCGCCGCCTCAAGGCCGATGGCAACGCCGAAACGCAGGCGTTCGTCGACATCATCAACACCCTGGCCGACCAGCGCCAAAGCCTGCAGGACGATGTCGAGGTTCGCGTGGCCGACGCACGCCGTTCGGTCGAAGAAGAAAAGAACCGCCTCGGCGCGCTGATGTCGGAGCTGACCCAGAGCGTGGTGGTATGCAACCTCGACGGCCGCATCCTGCTCTACAACAACCGTGCGCGGCTGCAGTTCCGCGCCATGTCCGACGCCCCCGGCGCAGCGGGCGGTGGTGAGCTGATCGGCCTGGGGCGCTCCATCTACGCGGTCATGGACCGCCATCTGATTGCCCATGCGCTGGAGAACATCCAGCACCGCCTGCGCAAGAGCGCGGCCCAGCCGGTCACCAACTTCGTCACCACCACCCGCGCCGGGCAGCTGCTGCGGGTGCAGATGGCGCCGGTGCTGGGCGCAGCGCCGGCGGAGGGGGCCGATCGCCCGGTGTCGGGCTTCATCCTGATGCTCGACAACATCACCCGCACCATCGAGAACGAAGCGCGGCGCGACGAAATCCTGCACACCCTCACCGAGGGCAACCGTGCCTCGCTGGCCAATGTGCGGGCGGCGGCCGAAATGCTCGACTTCTCCGATCTCGACGACGAGTTGCGCCAGCGCTTCCGCAAGGTGATCCGCGACGAGGTGAAGGCCATGAGCGACCGGCTCGACCACAGCGCCTCGGCCTTTGCCGATTCGCTCAAGGCGCGCTGGCAGCTCGAAGACATGCTCGGCGCCGACCTGGTGGCGGCCGCCCAGCGCCGGGCCGAGAGCCGGCTGTCGCTGCGCACCAAGATCGAGGAGGTGGATGAATCGCTATGGGTCAAGGTCGACAGCTTCTCCCTGCTGCAGGCCATCACCTATCTGGCCAGCCGGCTGTCGGACGAGTTCGAGATCCGCGAGCTGCGTTTCCGCCTGACCGGGGCGGGGCGGCTGGTTCACCTGGACCTGATCTGGTCGGGCCAGGCGATGAGCACCGAAACGGTGATGAACTGGGAGCTCGAGCCGATGCGCTTCGCCGGCGAGAACAGCCCGCTGACCGTGCGCGACGTGATCGAGCGCCATGATGGCGAAATGTGGCTGGAGCGCGAGAAGGTCAAGCACCGCGCCTTCTTCCGCCTGGTGCTGCCCTCGGCGACGCCGCAGGAAGAAATCCAGCCCGAGGCCTACCTGCGTGGCGAAAGCCGGCCCGAGTACTACGATTTCGACCTCTTCAGCTGGTCGGAGCGCAGCCATGAACATGACGACCAGTTGCTCTCCGAGCTGGCCTATACCGTGTTCGACACCGAGACGACGGGGCTCAACCCCTCGCAGGGCGACGAGATCATCCAGATCGGCGCCACCCGCATCCTCAACGGCAAGTTGCTGCAGGGCGAGGGCTTCGAGCAGCTGGTCGACCCGCAACGCAGCCTGCCGCCCGAGTCGTCCAAGATCCACGGCATCACCCCCGAGATGCTCGTCGGCCAGCCGGTCATCACCAAGGTATTGCCAGCCCTGCACGATTTCGCGGCCGATACCGTGCTGGTGGCGCACAATGCGGCCTTCGACATGCGCTTCCTGCAGCTCAAGGAGGAGGCCACCGGGATCAAGTTCGATCAACCGGTGCTCGACACCCTGCTGTTGTCGGCCATCATCCATCCCAACCAGGACAGCCACCGGCTCGAGGCGATTGCCGAGCGCTTCGGCGTGACGGTGATCGGACGGCATACCGCCATGGGGGACGCGATCGTCACCGCCGAGGTGTTCCTCAAGATGATCCCGCTGCTTGCCGAAAAAGGCATCCGCACGCTGGGCGAAGCGCGCGAGGCGGCACAGAAAACCTACTATGCCCGTCTGAAATACTGA
- a CDS encoding IS3 family transposase (programmed frameshift): MSNKRYPEEFKVEAVKQVTERGHSAPDVAKRLGVSQPTLYEWIKRYSLPEAQRVEQLGQAAEIRRLKAELKRVTEERDILKKGRSVLCQGVPVRYAFIEAHEKQFPVRRLCHSMCVNPSGYYAWKREPQSRRQKEDARLSGLIKQSWLESGGVYGYRKITHDLRDLGERCGKHRVYRLMRRDGLRAQVGYRRRVGRYGKPAVVAPNHLEQCFDVDAPNRVWVTDITYVRTHEGWLYLAVVVDLFSRQVVGWSMSSRIDSELALNALLMAVWRRRPSEAVMVHSDQGCQYSSHDWQAFLKAHNLQQSMSRRGNCYDNAVAESFFQLLKRERIRRRIYADREEARRDIFNYIEMFYNPKRRHGYAGDVSPVKFEMQYFSRL; this comes from the exons ATGAGCAACAAGCGGTATCCGGAAGAGTTCAAGGTTGAGGCGGTCAAACAGGTCACGGAGCGGGGTCATTCGGCTCCGGATGTCGCCAAGCGACTGGGGGTGTCACAGCCGACGCTCTATGAGTGGATCAAGCGCTACAGCCTTCCTGAAGCGCAGCGGGTCGAGCAGTTGGGCCAGGCAGCGGAGATTCGGCGCCTGAAGGCGGAGCTCAAGCGGGTGACGGAGGAGCGCGACATCCTAAAAAAGG GCCGCAGCGTACTTTGCCAAGGAGTCCCGGTAAGGTACGCCTTCATCGAGGCGCACGAGAAGCAGTTCCCGGTTCGCAGGTTGTGCCACAGCATGTGTGTGAATCCGAGCGGCTACTACGCCTGGAAGCGCGAACCGCAATCCCGGCGCCAGAAAGAGGATGCGCGTCTGTCAGGACTGATCAAGCAGAGCTGGCTGGAAAGCGGTGGCGTCTATGGCTATCGCAAGATCACACATGACCTTCGCGATCTGGGCGAGCGCTGCGGCAAGCATCGCGTGTATCGCTTGATGCGCCGTGATGGCCTGCGCGCCCAGGTTGGCTATCGACGTCGTGTGGGACGTTACGGCAAGCCAGCTGTTGTGGCGCCGAACCATCTGGAGCAGTGCTTCGATGTCGATGCGCCAAACCGTGTCTGGGTCACCGACATCACGTATGTGCGTACGCATGAAGGCTGGCTCTATCTGGCGGTGGTGGTTGATCTGTTCTCGCGTCAGGTGGTGGGCTGGTCGATGAGCTCGCGCATTGATAGCGAACTGGCGCTCAACGCGCTGCTGATGGCGGTATGGCGACGGCGGCCAAGCGAGGCGGTGATGGTCCATTCGGATCAGGGGTGCCAGTACAGCAGCCATGACTGGCAGGCGTTTCTGAAGGCGCACAACCTGCAACAGAGCATGAGCCGACGCGGCAACTGCTACGACAACGCGGTCGCTGAGAGCTTCTTCCAGCTACTCAAGCGGGAGCGGATTCGACGGCGGATCTACGCTGATCGCGAAGAGGCGCGGCGGGACATCTTCAATTACATCGAGATGTTCTACAACCCGAAACGGCGACACGGATATGCCGGCGATGTTTCTCCGGTAAAGTTCGAAATGCAGTATTTCAGCAGGCTGTAG
- a CDS encoding response regulator — protein sequence MTDTKKILIADDEPNIVISLEFLMKREGFAVSIAVDGAEAIDKIRSESPDLVLLDVMMPKKSGFEVCQEVKGDPSLAATRILMLTAKGRDTEMAKGLALGADAYMTKPFSTKDLVEQVRQLLGLTA from the coding sequence ATGACGGATACCAAAAAAATACTGATCGCCGACGACGAGCCGAACATTGTCATTTCCCTGGAGTTTCTGATGAAACGGGAGGGCTTCGCGGTGTCGATCGCGGTCGACGGCGCGGAGGCCATCGACAAGATCCGCAGCGAATCGCCGGATCTGGTGCTGCTCGACGTGATGATGCCGAAGAAGAGCGGCTTCGAGGTGTGCCAGGAGGTCAAGGGCGACCCGTCGCTGGCCGCCACGCGCATCCTCATGCTCACCGCCAAGGGGCGCGATACCGAGATGGCCAAGGGCCTGGCGCTCGGGGCCGACGCCTACATGACCAAGCCGTTCTCCACCAAGGACCTGGTCGAACAGGTGCGGCAGTTGCTCGGGCTGACTGCATGA
- a CDS encoding MMPL family transporter, translated as MAPDTAQEVGGLMFAYMASSPIPGALKEFITPDEREANMVFYYKDHQADTINRVVALAEAGIRTLKAEVPDLEIALGGGIIGVTAAGNQALHTDHMIIIPAVMALAFLLVMVYYSSLHAGWLMVLPMLFSTLMTYAYMGAAGIGINVNTVPVIAVGVGVGIDYAVYFMDRIREEFAELQDIKQAVIKAVATTGYAVSFTAVTLIAGVVMWIFMSDLRFQSDAAVLLSFMLIVNAIAAVLIVPSWCVVFKPRFVTAAHYDADGVLETD; from the coding sequence ATGGCCCCCGACACGGCGCAGGAGGTCGGCGGGTTGATGTTCGCCTACATGGCTTCCAGCCCCATCCCCGGCGCGCTCAAGGAGTTCATCACCCCCGACGAGCGCGAGGCCAACATGGTCTTCTATTACAAGGACCACCAGGCCGACACCATCAACCGCGTCGTGGCGCTGGCCGAGGCGGGCATCCGCACGCTCAAGGCCGAGGTGCCGGATCTGGAGATCGCGCTCGGCGGCGGCATCATCGGCGTGACGGCGGCCGGCAACCAGGCGCTGCACACCGACCACATGATCATCATCCCCGCGGTGATGGCGCTCGCCTTCCTGTTGGTGATGGTCTATTACAGCTCGCTCCATGCCGGCTGGCTGATGGTCCTGCCGATGCTGTTCTCCACGCTGATGACCTACGCCTACATGGGCGCGGCGGGGATCGGCATCAACGTGAACACCGTGCCGGTGATCGCGGTCGGGGTGGGGGTCGGCATCGACTATGCGGTGTATTTCATGGACCGCATCCGCGAGGAGTTCGCCGAACTTCAGGACATCAAGCAGGCGGTCATCAAGGCCGTGGCCACCACCGGCTATGCCGTCTCCTTCACCGCGGTGACGCTGATCGCCGGCGTGGTGATGTGGATCTTCATGTCGGACCTGCGCTTCCAGTCGGATGCCGCGGTGCTCCTGTCTTTCATGCTCATCGTCAATGCCATTGCCGCGGTGCTGATCGTGCCGAGCTGGTGTGTGGTGTTCAAGCCGCGCTTTGTGACCGCGGCGCACTACGACGCGGACGGCGTGCTGGAGACGGACTGA
- a CDS encoding AAA family ATPase: MGASAVDASDALANLPPRPLEDTPENQERVRSAAFALSADCDYQEWMRIVFAILSTGLSDASDIADEWSQTADDRYDSRTFAALVRSFKEERHRGPEIGPGTLFHLAKQAGWTDPSTHSNTDDLEDRFTVVPAHQFADAEPARWVIRGLLPQEGIGVLFGEPGSGKSFLALDITAAISRDTDWRGQEVTGGPVVYIAAEGAGGFRKRLRAIAKHQGFALEGMPLGIISDAPNLLKDDDKALARAIKASGGAVLVVIDTLASVTPGANENSAEDMGAVIARCKRLQDATGATVLLVHHSGKDASRGARGWSGLRGAVDVEIEITRKGDDRLAKVTKQKDGEDGALFPFRLLSVDLGQDSDGVPLTSCVVEHLNTVPEGSRREPSGSNQQIVFQVVKRLAPCSVDNVLTTAIEKMPHDPEKRDKRREHAKRALDALVSGKHVICHDQVIQLYGDRSDDWNYPDDDPEGGQL; this comes from the coding sequence ATGGGCGCATCGGCGGTGGACGCATCGGACGCCTTGGCGAACCTGCCACCGCGCCCCTTGGAAGACACGCCAGAAAATCAGGAGCGCGTGCGATCGGCGGCTTTCGCCTTGTCCGCCGACTGCGACTATCAGGAATGGATGCGGATTGTCTTCGCCATCCTGTCGACCGGGCTATCTGATGCCTCCGACATCGCTGACGAATGGTCCCAAACGGCTGACGATCGCTATGACTCCCGCACCTTCGCCGCCCTGGTCAGAAGCTTCAAGGAAGAACGGCACCGAGGCCCGGAAATTGGTCCCGGCACCCTATTTCACCTCGCCAAACAAGCCGGATGGACAGACCCGAGCACGCACAGCAACACGGACGATCTTGAAGACCGGTTCACCGTCGTCCCTGCGCACCAGTTTGCCGACGCGGAGCCGGCGCGCTGGGTTATCCGTGGCCTTCTCCCACAGGAAGGAATCGGGGTGCTTTTCGGGGAACCGGGTTCAGGGAAGTCCTTCCTCGCACTGGATATTACCGCCGCAATATCTCGCGATACCGATTGGCGTGGACAGGAAGTCACGGGCGGGCCGGTCGTTTACATCGCCGCTGAAGGCGCAGGGGGATTCCGAAAGCGGCTACGCGCCATCGCCAAACATCAAGGCTTTGCGCTCGAAGGGATGCCGCTCGGCATCATCAGTGATGCACCAAACCTGCTCAAAGACGATGACAAAGCCCTCGCCCGCGCAATCAAGGCATCTGGCGGTGCGGTCTTGGTTGTCATCGATACCCTGGCGAGCGTCACCCCCGGCGCCAACGAGAATAGCGCCGAAGACATGGGTGCCGTCATTGCCCGCTGCAAGCGCCTTCAGGACGCAACCGGTGCAACGGTGCTACTCGTCCACCACTCGGGCAAGGACGCGTCACGCGGCGCCCGTGGTTGGTCTGGCCTTCGCGGCGCCGTCGACGTGGAAATCGAGATCACCCGCAAAGGTGACGACCGACTAGCCAAGGTCACGAAGCAGAAGGACGGCGAAGACGGCGCGCTTTTCCCTTTCCGCCTCCTATCGGTCGACTTAGGGCAAGACTCGGACGGCGTGCCGCTGACATCCTGCGTTGTCGAGCACCTGAACACGGTTCCCGAGGGAAGTCGACGCGAACCGTCCGGCTCGAATCAGCAAATCGTGTTCCAAGTGGTCAAGCGTTTGGCGCCATGCTCGGTGGACAACGTGCTGACGACAGCTATCGAAAAGATGCCACACGACCCGGAAAAACGGGATAAGCGCCGCGAACATGCCAAGCGCGCTTTGGATGCCCTGGTATCTGGAAAGCACGTCATCTGCCACGACCAAGTAATCCAGCTATACGGGGACCGCTCCGATGACTGGAACTATCCCGATGATGATCCCGAGGGGGGCCAACTATGA
- a CDS encoding IS3 family transposase (programmed frameshift), with amino-acid sequence MKRKRRTFDAAFKLQVVQMVREQGLSIAQVCRDMDLVESAVRRWVEQVGAEHSGLPGIGKALTPEQQRIRQLESENRQLRQDNDLLKKAFGLLCPRTEMSYRCIDQLQTKATTVASLCRLLAVSRSGYYAARSRLKRPQRVCPTTVYLQAAFAASGRTYGTRRLQATLRAKGVAAGRHRIRRLMRVHGLRPVWKRKFIHTTNSRHGLPIAEHVLNRQFSPATVNAAWVSDITYIRTGSGWLYLAAVMDLYSRKIVGWAMAPSMHAELVCSALRMAITQRQPPAGLLVHSDRGSQYASANYRELLSRHGLLASMSRKGNCWDNAVMERFFLNLKMERVWQKNYANQAEANRDIADCIVGFYNTVRLHSTLGYMAPTAYERNFTAKQLIAVSEKT; translated from the exons ATGAAACGCAAACGCAGGACATTCGATGCAGCGTTCAAGCTGCAGGTCGTACAGATGGTCCGGGAGCAAGGACTGAGTATTGCCCAAGTGTGCCGCGACATGGACTTGGTGGAGTCGGCGGTCAGGCGCTGGGTCGAGCAGGTCGGTGCAGAGCACTCGGGGCTGCCCGGGATCGGCAAGGCGCTGACGCCGGAGCAGCAGCGCATTCGCCAGCTGGAATCGGAGAACCGCCAACTTCGCCAGGACAACGATCTGTTGAAAAAAGCAT TCGGCCTTCTTTGCCCGAGAACTGAGATGAGCTACCGGTGCATCGATCAGTTGCAAACGAAGGCCACCACCGTCGCTTCGCTATGCCGGTTACTGGCGGTCAGTCGCTCGGGCTACTACGCGGCGCGCTCGCGTCTGAAGCGGCCGCAACGGGTTTGCCCGACCACGGTCTATTTGCAAGCCGCTTTTGCCGCATCAGGACGAACCTACGGTACTCGCCGTTTGCAGGCAACGTTGCGAGCCAAGGGCGTTGCGGCGGGGCGACACCGCATTCGTCGCCTCATGCGAGTCCATGGGCTACGCCCGGTTTGGAAGCGCAAGTTCATTCACACCACAAACAGCCGACATGGGTTGCCGATCGCAGAGCATGTTCTGAATCGGCAATTCAGTCCGGCCACGGTCAATGCCGCATGGGTCTCCGACATTACCTACATCCGCACCGGCTCCGGCTGGCTCTACCTGGCGGCAGTGATGGACCTGTACTCGCGCAAGATCGTCGGTTGGGCGATGGCGCCGAGCATGCACGCCGAGCTGGTTTGCTCCGCCCTGCGCATGGCCATCACGCAGCGCCAGCCACCGGCCGGGCTGCTCGTGCACTCGGACCGTGGCAGCCAGTACGCCAGCGCCAATTACCGAGAACTGCTGAGCCGTCATGGATTGCTGGCCAGCATGAGTCGCAAGGGCAACTGCTGGGACAACGCCGTGATGGAACGCTTCTTCCTGAACCTGAAGATGGAGCGCGTCTGGCAGAAAAACTACGCCAACCAGGCCGAGGCAAATCGGGACATTGCCGACTGCATCGTTGGCTTCTACAACACCGTCCGTTTGCATTCGACGCTGGGCTACATGGCGCCCACCGCGTACGAACGCAACTTCACCGCAAAACAGCTTATCGCGGTGTCCGAAAAAACTTGA
- a CDS encoding sodium:solute symporter family protein, translated as MADSGFSQQLRRYYGWYTGAFVALVLLLAVGEQLGLSQRVIGHVFLFATIAIYAAIGVMSRTADVAEYYVAGRRVPAVFNGMATAADWMSAASFIGLAGTLYFSGFQGLAFVTGWTGGYVLVALLLAPYLRKFGQYTIPDFLGARYEGNTARLVGLAATILASFVYVVAQIYGVGLIASRFVGVEFEIGLFVGLAGILVCSFLGGMRAVTWTQVAQYIILIIAYLAPVVLLSWKVTGVPVPQIAYGTVLQKISAKEETLFNDPVEIDVRNQYRYRAQAFEQKIADLPNSMDAERDALTDRVKQLRNENASAREVAMAERDMRDLPRTEAEARVRWDADRVAALERSRAPPRHAEAHPGETHEESNAARRNFLALMFVLMVGTAALPHVLMRYYTTPGVSEARRSVMWSLLFISLLYITAPAYAVFAKWEVYSNLVGSSIAFLPDWVASWGKIGLVSVEDINGDGLLQLAELTLNTDVIVLATPEIAGLPYVVSGLVAAGGLAAALSTADGLLLTISNALSHDLYFKVINPRATTQRRLVISKSQLLLVAAIAAWVASMRPDNILFMVGLAFSIAAASFFPALVLGIFWKRANKWGAVSGMVAGLAITLYYVAQTHPFFKGSMANAWFDIEPISAGVFGVPLGFVVTVIISLITPPPSVEVQSLVDFVRYPSLTETPDR; from the coding sequence GTGGCGGATTCCGGGTTTTCGCAGCAACTGCGTCGGTACTACGGCTGGTACACCGGCGCCTTCGTCGCCCTCGTCCTGCTGCTGGCCGTCGGCGAGCAGCTCGGCCTGTCGCAGCGCGTGATCGGCCATGTCTTTCTCTTCGCCACCATCGCCATCTACGCGGCCATCGGCGTCATGAGCCGCACCGCCGACGTGGCCGAATACTATGTGGCCGGGCGGCGGGTGCCCGCGGTGTTCAACGGCATGGCCACGGCGGCCGACTGGATGAGTGCGGCGTCCTTCATCGGCCTGGCCGGCACGCTGTATTTCTCCGGCTTTCAGGGCCTCGCCTTCGTCACCGGCTGGACCGGCGGCTATGTGCTGGTGGCCTTGTTGCTGGCGCCCTATCTGCGCAAGTTTGGTCAATACACCATTCCCGACTTTCTCGGCGCCCGCTACGAGGGCAACACCGCACGCCTCGTCGGCCTGGCGGCGACCATCCTGGCCAGCTTCGTGTATGTCGTGGCGCAGATCTACGGTGTCGGCCTGATCGCCAGCCGGTTCGTTGGCGTGGAGTTCGAGATCGGCCTGTTCGTCGGCCTGGCCGGCATCCTGGTGTGCTCCTTTCTCGGCGGCATGCGGGCGGTCACCTGGACCCAGGTTGCCCAGTACATCATCCTGATCATCGCCTACCTGGCGCCGGTGGTGCTGCTGTCGTGGAAGGTCACCGGCGTGCCCGTGCCGCAGATCGCCTACGGCACGGTGCTGCAAAAGATCAGCGCCAAGGAAGAGACGCTGTTCAATGACCCGGTCGAGATCGATGTGCGCAACCAGTACCGCTACCGCGCCCAGGCCTTCGAGCAGAAAATCGCCGACCTGCCCAACTCGATGGACGCCGAGCGCGACGCGCTGACCGACCGCGTCAAGCAACTGCGCAACGAAAACGCCTCCGCCCGCGAAGTGGCCATGGCCGAACGTGACATGCGCGACCTGCCGCGCACCGAAGCCGAAGCCCGCGTGCGCTGGGACGCCGACCGTGTCGCCGCGCTCGAACGCTCCCGCGCCCCCCCGCGCCACGCCGAAGCGCACCCCGGTGAAACACACGAAGAAAGCAACGCCGCGCGGCGCAATTTCCTGGCCCTGATGTTCGTCCTCATGGTCGGCACCGCCGCCTTGCCGCATGTGCTGATGCGCTACTACACCACGCCCGGCGTCTCCGAAGCGCGTCGCTCGGTGATGTGGTCGCTGCTGTTCATCTCCTTGCTCTACATCACCGCGCCAGCGTATGCGGTGTTTGCCAAGTGGGAGGTGTACAGCAACCTGGTGGGCAGCAGCATCGCCTTCCTGCCCGACTGGGTCGCCTCATGGGGCAAGATCGGCCTCGTCAGCGTCGAAGACATCAACGGCGATGGCCTGTTGCAGCTGGCCGAACTGACGCTCAACACCGACGTCATCGTGCTCGCCACCCCCGAAATCGCCGGGCTGCCCTATGTCGTCTCCGGCCTCGTCGCCGCCGGCGGCCTGGCCGCTGCGCTGTCGACCGCCGACGGCCTGTTGCTGACCATCTCCAACGCGCTGTCGCACGACCTCTACTTCAAGGTCATCAACCCGCGCGCCACCACGCAGCGGCGCCTCGTGATCTCCAAGTCGCAACTGCTTCTGGTGGCTGCCATCGCCGCGTGGGTGGCCTCGATGCGGCCCGACAACATCCTGTTCATGGTCGGCCTGGCCTTCTCCATCGCCGCCGCCTCCTTCTTCCCCGCGCTGGTGCTGGGCATATTCTGGAAGCGGGCCAACAAATGGGGCGCGGTCAGCGGCATGGTCGCCGGGCTTGCCATCACCCTCTACTACGTCGCCCAGACCCATCCGTTTTTCAAGGGCTCGATGGCCAACGCCTGGTTCGATATCGAACCGATCTCGGCCGGCGTCTTCGGCGTGCCGCTGGGATTCGTCGTCACCGTCATCATCAGCCTGATCACACCACCACCGTCGGTGGAAGTGCAATCCCTGGTCGATTTCGTTCGCTACCCCAGCCTCACCGAGACGCCAGACCGTTGA